In Neisseriaceae bacterium CLB008, one genomic interval encodes:
- a CDS encoding NADH-quinone oxidoreductase subunit A, with translation MLVNYFPVLIFIIIGLVAGSVFVILGSVLAPSRPGTEKNSPYECGFEAFENARMKFDVRYYLVAILFILFDLEIAFMFPWAVVYKELGMFGFGSMMVFLAILVVGFVYEWKKGALEWE, from the coding sequence ATGTTAGTTAACTATTTTCCCGTATTGATTTTTATCATTATCGGTTTGGTGGCAGGCAGCGTTTTTGTCATTTTGGGCAGTGTGTTAGCGCCCAGTCGGCCTGGTACTGAAAAAAACTCTCCTTATGAGTGTGGTTTTGAAGCATTTGAAAACGCACGCATGAAATTTGACGTCCGCTACTATCTCGTCGCCATTCTCTTCATTCTTTTTGACCTGGAAATTGCGTTTATGTTTCCGTGGGCCGTTGTGTACAAAGAATTAGGCATGTTTGGTTTCGGTTCTATGATGGTCTTCTTGGCCATTTTAGTGGTGGGTTTTGTGTATGAATGGAAAAAAGGCGCTTTAGAATGGGAATAG
- a CDS encoding NADH-quinone oxidoreductase subunit B family protein — MGIEGVFKQGFITTSADKVLNYTRTGSLWPVTFGLACCAVEMMHAGAARYDLDRFGIIFRPSPRQSDLMIVAGTLCNKMAPALRKVYDQMAEPRWVLSMGSCANGGGYYHYSYSVVRGCDRVVPVDVYVPGCPPTAEALIYGLIQLQNKIKRTATIAR, encoded by the coding sequence ATGGGAATAGAAGGCGTTTTCAAGCAAGGCTTTATCACCACTTCGGCGGATAAAGTTTTGAACTACACGCGCACGGGCTCTTTGTGGCCGGTGACTTTTGGTTTGGCTTGTTGTGCGGTTGAAATGATGCACGCTGGTGCGGCTCGTTACGACCTTGACCGCTTCGGTATTATTTTTAGACCAAGTCCTCGCCAATCCGATTTGATGATTGTTGCGGGGACTTTGTGTAATAAGATGGCCCCTGCGCTGCGTAAAGTGTATGACCAAATGGCCGAGCCTCGTTGGGTTCTGTCTATGGGCTCATGCGCCAACGGCGGTGGTTATTATCATTACTCTTACTCTGTGGTGCGCGGCTGTGATCGCGTGGTGCCTGTGGACGTTTACGTACCAGGTTGCCCACCCACGGCTGAAGCCCTGATTTATGGCTTGATTCAACTGCAGAATAAGATTAAACGCACCGCAACCATCGCACGGTAG
- a CDS encoding NADH-quinone oxidoreductase subunit C produces MSVKAEKLQAALESAFSAVGCNIIVFKDEVTLECPASAYFNVMQQLRDDEAFHFEILVDLCGVDYSTYKNQPWAGKRFAVVSHLLSVKNNQRVRVKVFAEDDDFPVVDSVVPLYNGVNWFEREAFDLYGVMFNNHPDLRRLLTDYGFVGHPFRKDFPVSGYVEMRYDEKEGRVIYQPVTIEPREITPRIVREEQYGG; encoded by the coding sequence ATGTCGGTAAAAGCTGAAAAACTACAGGCGGCCTTGGAAAGTGCTTTTTCTGCGGTTGGCTGTAACATTATAGTATTCAAAGACGAAGTGACCCTTGAGTGTCCTGCTTCGGCCTATTTCAACGTGATGCAGCAATTGCGTGACGATGAAGCCTTTCACTTTGAAATCCTTGTCGATTTATGTGGCGTAGACTACAGCACCTATAAAAACCAGCCGTGGGCGGGTAAACGGTTTGCCGTGGTGTCCCACCTATTGTCGGTTAAAAACAACCAGCGCGTACGCGTGAAGGTGTTTGCCGAAGACGATGATTTCCCTGTCGTGGATTCCGTTGTGCCTCTGTATAACGGCGTGAACTGGTTTGAGCGCGAAGCGTTCGACCTGTATGGCGTGATGTTTAATAACCATCCAGACCTGCGCCGCTTGTTGACCGACTATGGCTTTGTGGGCCATCCCTTCCGTAAGGATTTCCCAGTCTCAGGCTATGTGGAAATGCGTTACGACGAAAAAGAAGGTCGCGTCATTTATCAACCGGTTACGATTGAGCCTCGTGAAATCACGCCTCGGATCGTCAGAGAGGAGCAGTACGGTGGCTAA
- a CDS encoding NADH-quinone oxidoreductase subunit D, which produces MANLRNYTINFGPQHPAAHGVLRMIVEMEGETIIRVDPHIGLLHRGTEKLIEQKTYLQGLPYMDRLDYVSTMNNEHAYCLAIEKLLDIQVPIRAQYIRVMFAELTRILNHLLWIGAHALDVGAMTVFLYAFRERETIMDMYEAVSGARLHAAYFRPGGVYRDLPDTVPQYKANKFRNAKTLEAWNEDRKGTMLDFIEGFAKKFPTSIDEYETLLTDNRIWKQRTVDIGVVSEARAYQMGFTGPMLRGSGVAWDLRKSQPYDVYADLDFDVPVGATGDCYDRYLVRVAEMRESVRIIEQCVAWLKVNEGPVIVDDHKVAPPSREAMKANMEELIHHFKFFTEGMHVSEGEVYVGTEHPKGEFGIYMISDGANKPYRVKIRAPGYAHLSGMDEMAKGHMLSDVVTIIGTQDIVFGEIDR; this is translated from the coding sequence GTGGCTAATCTAAGAAACTACACCATTAACTTCGGTCCTCAGCATCCGGCCGCTCACGGCGTGTTGCGGATGATTGTGGAGATGGAAGGCGAAACGATTATTCGCGTTGACCCCCACATCGGCCTATTGCACCGTGGTACTGAAAAGCTGATCGAGCAAAAAACCTATCTTCAAGGCTTGCCGTATATGGATCGTCTGGACTATGTGTCCACGATGAACAACGAGCACGCTTACTGCTTGGCCATTGAAAAGCTACTCGACATTCAAGTGCCGATTCGCGCCCAGTACATCCGCGTGATGTTCGCCGAATTGACCCGTATCTTGAACCACTTATTGTGGATCGGTGCCCACGCCTTGGACGTAGGCGCCATGACTGTGTTCCTATACGCCTTCCGTGAGCGTGAAACCATTATGGACATGTACGAAGCCGTTTCGGGCGCTCGCCTGCACGCGGCTTATTTCCGTCCTGGTGGCGTGTATCGCGACCTACCGGACACCGTGCCTCAGTACAAGGCCAATAAATTCCGTAACGCCAAAACCTTAGAAGCTTGGAACGAAGACCGTAAAGGCACCATGCTTGATTTTATTGAAGGTTTTGCGAAGAAATTCCCAACCAGTATCGATGAATACGAAACCTTGTTGACCGATAACCGGATTTGGAAACAGCGTACCGTCGACATCGGTGTGGTGAGCGAAGCGCGCGCCTACCAAATGGGCTTTACCGGCCCGATGTTGCGTGGTTCTGGCGTGGCTTGGGATTTGCGTAAATCGCAGCCTTACGACGTGTATGCCGATTTGGATTTTGACGTGCCTGTAGGCGCGACCGGCGACTGTTACGACCGTTACTTGGTGCGCGTGGCTGAAATGCGTGAATCGGTACGCATCATCGAACAGTGCGTGGCCTGGTTGAAAGTCAACGAAGGTCCAGTCATCGTGGATGACCACAAGGTGGCCCCACCATCGCGCGAAGCGATGAAGGCCAATATGGAAGAATTGATCCACCACTTTAAATTCTTTACTGAAGGCATGCATGTGTCTGAAGGTGAAGTGTATGTGGGTACGGAACACCCTAAAGGTGAGTTTGGTATTTACATGATTTCAGATGGTGCCAATAAGCCTTACCGCGTGAAGATTCGCGCACCAGGGTACGCTCATTTGAGTGGTATGGATGAAATGGCCAAAGGCCATATGTTGTCGGACGTGGTGACCATCATTGGTACCCAAGACATCGTATTTGGGGAGATTGACCGATAA
- the nuoE gene encoding NADH-quinone oxidoreductase subunit NuoE, with product MLSTVSLQKIDAELAKYPEDQRRSAIMSALRIAQDEHRHLSAELIEFVANYVRIAPVAALEVATFYNMYDLKPVGKYKLTVCTNLPCALRGGVNAAEYLKQKLGLEFGQTTADGKFTLVEGECMGACGDAPVMLVNNHKMCSFMTPEAIEQKLAELD from the coding sequence ATGTTATCTACCGTGTCATTACAAAAAATTGATGCCGAATTGGCAAAATATCCAGAAGATCAACGCCGCTCTGCCATTATGTCGGCGCTGCGCATTGCGCAAGACGAACACCGTCATCTCAGCGCAGAGTTGATCGAGTTTGTGGCCAACTATGTGCGCATCGCTCCTGTGGCGGCCTTAGAAGTGGCCACGTTCTATAATATGTACGATTTAAAGCCTGTGGGTAAATACAAACTAACCGTTTGTACCAACCTGCCTTGCGCTTTGCGTGGTGGGGTGAACGCCGCTGAATACCTAAAACAAAAATTAGGTCTTGAGTTTGGCCAAACCACCGCCGACGGCAAGTTTACCCTGGTTGAGGGTGAGTGCATGGGTGCTTGTGGTGATGCGCCAGTGATGCTGGTGAATAATCACAAAATGTGCAGCTTCATGACCCCAGAGGCGATTGAGCAGAAATTAGCGGAGTTAGACTGA
- the nuoF gene encoding NADH-quinone oxidoreductase subunit NuoF, whose amino-acid sequence MAIYESGVIFNQLDTADADCWTLKAYEARGGYQALKKILTENMTQDDVIAEVKASGLRGRGGAGFPTGLKWSFMPRSFPGNKYVVCNTDEGEPGTFKDRDIMRFNPHAVIEGMIIAGFAMGAASGYNYIHGEIFAEYERFEEALAEAKAAGYLGQNILGTDFSFELYGHHGYGAYICGEETALLESLEGKKGQPRFKPPFPASYGLYGKPTTINNTETFASVPFIITDGAAKFAEQGIPNSGGTKLFSISGHVERPGNYEVPLGTPFATLLEMAGGMRGGKKLKAVIPGGSSAPVLPADIMMNTNMDYDSISKAGSMLGSGAVIVMDEDVCMVKALERLSYFYFEESCGQCTPCREGTGWLYKVVHRIENGLGRPEDLELLASVGDNMAGRTICALADAAVFPVRSFTKHFLNEFEHHIEHKKCLVDHKWF is encoded by the coding sequence ATGGCTATTTATGAATCAGGTGTGATTTTTAATCAGTTAGATACTGCCGATGCAGACTGCTGGACCCTTAAAGCCTATGAGGCTCGTGGCGGTTATCAAGCACTGAAAAAAATTCTGACCGAAAACATGACGCAAGACGACGTCATTGCCGAAGTAAAAGCATCGGGCCTGCGCGGCCGTGGCGGTGCGGGCTTCCCGACCGGTTTAAAATGGAGCTTTATGCCCCGTTCTTTCCCCGGCAATAAATACGTGGTGTGTAACACCGACGAAGGTGAGCCCGGTACGTTTAAAGACCGCGACATCATGCGTTTCAATCCCCATGCGGTGATTGAAGGCATGATCATTGCCGGTTTTGCGATGGGTGCGGCTTCTGGTTACAACTACATTCACGGCGAAATTTTTGCCGAGTATGAGCGTTTTGAAGAAGCGCTGGCTGAAGCCAAAGCCGCCGGTTATTTGGGCCAAAATATTTTGGGCACCGACTTTAGCTTCGAGCTATACGGCCATCACGGCTACGGCGCCTATATTTGTGGTGAAGAAACCGCTTTGCTAGAGTCGCTGGAAGGTAAAAAAGGCCAACCGCGCTTTAAACCACCGTTCCCAGCCTCTTACGGCCTGTACGGTAAGCCCACCACCATTAACAATACTGAAACCTTTGCTTCTGTGCCGTTCATCATTACCGACGGCGCGGCCAAGTTTGCCGAGCAAGGGATCCCCAATAGCGGCGGCACCAAGCTATTTTCAATCTCGGGTCACGTAGAGCGTCCAGGCAACTATGAAGTGCCTTTGGGTACGCCTTTTGCCACCCTTTTGGAAATGGCCGGCGGCATGCGTGGCGGTAAAAAATTGAAAGCCGTGATTCCTGGTGGGTCATCTGCGCCGGTGTTGCCTGCCGACATCATGATGAACACCAATATGGATTACGATTCAATCAGCAAGGCTGGCTCTATGTTGGGTTCGGGTGCGGTGATTGTGATGGACGAAGATGTGTGCATGGTGAAAGCACTGGAGCGTTTGTCTTACTTCTACTTTGAAGAATCATGTGGTCAATGTACCCCTTGTCGTGAAGGCACAGGTTGGTTGTACAAAGTAGTCCACCGTATTGAGAATGGTTTGGGCCGTCCAGAAGACTTAGAACTATTGGCTTCTGTAGGCGACAACATGGCAGGGCGCACCATTTGTGCCTTGGCTGATGCTGCCGTCTTCCCGGTGCGTAGTTTTACCAAACATTTCTTAAATGAATTTGAGCATCACATCGAACATAAAAAATGTTTGGTTGATCACAAATGGTTTTAA